From a single Bacillus sp. NEB1478 genomic region:
- a CDS encoding SDR family oxidoreductase produces the protein MTNDQKIALVTGGNRGIGFELSKQLAENGFHVLLGCRDLEKGNAAAARLKVSNLNVAPVELDVHNPDTLQKAVRFVGEQYGRLDVLINNAGVFRDGNHSLIELPAGVLEGTMNTNFFGPYHMIRAFLPLMERNNYGRIINVSSGFGQMREMRHPGHGSYKISKYALNGLTQVLASEVSGNIKINAVCPGWVRTDMGGPNAPRSVEEAAQSILWLTEIKEDGPNGGFFRDGEEISW, from the coding sequence ATGACCAACGATCAAAAAATTGCACTTGTAACTGGCGGTAACAGAGGTATTGGTTTTGAGTTGAGCAAACAATTGGCAGAGAACGGTTTCCATGTTTTATTAGGCTGTAGAGATCTTGAAAAAGGAAATGCAGCTGCTGCTAGATTGAAAGTGTCAAACCTGAATGTTGCACCTGTTGAACTGGATGTCCATAATCCAGATACACTGCAAAAGGCAGTTCGTTTTGTTGGAGAACAATATGGGCGTTTAGATGTCTTGATTAACAATGCTGGGGTTTTCCGTGATGGGAATCATAGTTTAATCGAACTTCCAGCTGGTGTTCTTGAAGGAACGATGAACACAAACTTCTTTGGTCCTTATCATATGATTCGTGCATTCCTGCCTTTGATGGAAAGAAATAATTATGGACGGATCATCAATGTGTCATCCGGTTTTGGACAGATGAGAGAGATGAGGCATCCTGGCCACGGATCTTACAAAATTTCTAAGTATGCATTAAACGGACTGACACAAGTGCTTGCTTCAGAAGTGAGTGGCAACATTAAGATCAATGCAGTATGTCCAGGATGGGTAAGAACAGATATGGGAGGACCAAATGCGCCGAGAAGTGTAGAAGAAGCAGCACAATCGATTCTTTGGCTGACTGAGATAAAAGAAGATGGTCCAAATGGCGGATTTTTTAGAGATGGCGAGGAAATTAGCTGGTAA